In Synechococcus sp. UW69, the following are encoded in one genomic region:
- a CDS encoding DUF1997 domain-containing protein, protein MTVLSPTETDNQLHGADPQVRCYSSHFEDSMQMLAPQAVLARYLDDHQSWFERCASPMQIEAIDLQSYSLTLGRFGNFGFEVEPTIALRLLPQQEGMYRIETLRTVPQTLALRNHYDVDFRAGMRLIPEQEQTSVQWDLDLKVWIRLPKVISMLPDQLVQSSGDHLLKQIVRQISRRLTWKVQEDFHASHGLSCPPRQRAAF, encoded by the coding sequence GTGACTGTCTTGTCGCCCACTGAAACCGACAATCAGCTTCATGGTGCCGACCCCCAGGTGCGCTGCTACAGCAGCCACTTCGAGGATTCGATGCAGATGCTGGCTCCCCAAGCAGTCTTGGCGCGCTACCTGGATGACCACCAAAGCTGGTTTGAGCGTTGCGCCAGTCCAATGCAGATCGAGGCCATCGACCTGCAGTCCTACAGCCTGACCCTGGGGCGGTTCGGAAACTTCGGCTTCGAAGTGGAGCCAACGATTGCTCTGAGACTGCTGCCGCAACAGGAAGGGATGTACCGGATCGAAACACTGCGCACGGTGCCGCAGACCCTCGCACTGCGAAATCACTATGACGTCGACTTCCGCGCTGGGATGCGACTGATCCCTGAACAGGAGCAGACCTCAGTGCAGTGGGACCTTGATCTCAAGGTCTGGATCCGGCTACCCAAAGTGATTTCGATGTTGCCGGATCAGTTGGTCCAGAGCAGCGGTGACCATCTGCTGAAACAGATCGTTCGACAGATTTCGCGTCGGCTGACATGGAAGGTCCAAGAAGATTTCCATGCCAGCCATGGTCTGAGCTGCCCACCCCGTCAACGAGCAGCCTTCTAA
- a CDS encoding DUF4079 domain-containing protein: protein MLATLPFSLNFAHPLMEWSLLAVGGWALYLGIKAKKTRTGTPEQRKSLAPKKFAQRHYLWGSILLAAMTLSTLGGMTVTYLNNGKLFVGPHLLVGLAMTGMIAVAASLSPLMQRGNLIARKAHVGLNMGMLTLFLWQAFSGMEIVNKIWTNR, encoded by the coding sequence ATGCTCGCCACCCTTCCCTTCAGCCTCAATTTCGCTCACCCACTGATGGAGTGGAGCTTGCTTGCCGTGGGTGGTTGGGCCCTTTACTTGGGGATCAAGGCCAAAAAAACGCGCACTGGTACCCCAGAGCAGCGTAAAAGTCTCGCGCCGAAAAAGTTTGCCCAGCGCCATTACCTGTGGGGGAGCATCCTGCTGGCCGCGATGACCCTCAGCACGCTGGGTGGGATGACCGTGACGTATCTGAATAACGGCAAGTTGTTCGTCGGGCCGCATCTGCTGGTTGGTCTGGCCATGACCGGCATGATTGCCGTCGCTGCATCGCTTTCACCCTTGATGCAACGTGGCAATTTGATTGCCCGCAAGGCCCATGTGGGCTTGAACATGGGCATGCTGACGCTGTTCCTCTGGCAAGCCTTTAGCGGAATGGAGATCGTTAACAAGATCTGGACCAACCGCTGA
- a CDS encoding ammonium transporter codes for MTTAFHAPPERRRKTLQEASLLEGPMLLLKSIRGFSSNRAMTWLACAPLALMGLGIFTLSAKAEELPELSAAFLANNLWLLVATILVIFMNAGFAMVEAGMCRQKNAVNILAKNLFVFALAVTAYWFVGYSFMYGDAAIDGWLYFAGFFFDPTVTAETISDAGLVPTVDFLFQAAFAGTAATIVSGLVAERIKFGEFVIFALVLTAFIYPVAGSWEWNGGWLNSVGNVEFIDFAGSSIVHSVGAWAGLVGALLLGPRIGKYVDGKVQAIPGHNMSIATLGALILWIGWYGFNPGSQLAMDQWVPYVAVTTTLGAAGGAIGATVISTITSKKPDLTMIINGILAGLVSVTAGCGNLTLAGSWVAGLVGGIIVVFSVAALDAAGIDDPVGAFSVHGVCGVWGTLVIGLWGYDIQGDGSPLGLLVGGGVEQLGIQALGTAAYAIWTVVTCYIAWQIIGALFGGIRVTEQEETEGLDIGEHGMEAYAGFSTINN; via the coding sequence ATGACAACTGCATTCCACGCGCCTCCAGAACGGCGGCGCAAAACACTCCAAGAGGCAAGCCTCCTGGAAGGCCCGATGCTGCTTCTCAAGAGCATCCGTGGCTTCAGCTCCAACCGCGCCATGACCTGGCTCGCCTGTGCGCCCTTGGCGCTTATGGGTCTGGGCATCTTCACGCTGTCTGCCAAAGCCGAAGAGCTACCTGAACTCTCCGCAGCTTTTCTGGCCAACAACCTCTGGCTTCTGGTCGCCACCATCCTGGTGATCTTCATGAACGCCGGCTTCGCCATGGTTGAAGCAGGCATGTGTCGGCAAAAGAATGCCGTCAATATCCTTGCCAAGAACCTGTTCGTGTTCGCCCTCGCGGTGACCGCCTACTGGTTCGTGGGCTACTCCTTTATGTATGGCGATGCCGCGATCGACGGCTGGCTGTACTTCGCAGGATTCTTCTTCGATCCGACCGTCACCGCTGAGACCATCAGCGATGCCGGCCTGGTCCCCACCGTTGATTTCCTGTTCCAGGCAGCCTTCGCCGGAACAGCTGCAACGATCGTTTCCGGCCTTGTGGCGGAGCGCATCAAGTTTGGTGAGTTCGTGATCTTCGCGCTCGTCCTCACTGCCTTCATTTATCCGGTTGCTGGCAGCTGGGAGTGGAACGGTGGCTGGCTCAACAGCGTGGGCAATGTCGAATTCATTGACTTCGCTGGCTCCTCGATTGTGCACTCCGTTGGTGCCTGGGCCGGCCTGGTCGGCGCCCTGCTACTTGGACCCCGCATCGGCAAATACGTCGATGGAAAGGTGCAGGCCATCCCTGGCCACAACATGTCCATCGCCACCCTCGGCGCTCTGATCCTCTGGATCGGCTGGTATGGCTTCAACCCCGGTTCCCAGCTGGCCATGGACCAGTGGGTTCCCTATGTGGCCGTCACGACCACCCTCGGCGCTGCCGGCGGTGCCATCGGTGCCACGGTGATCTCCACGATCACCTCTAAAAAGCCTGACCTGACCATGATCATCAACGGCATCTTGGCCGGCCTGGTGAGCGTGACCGCTGGTTGCGGCAACCTGACCCTGGCAGGCTCATGGGTAGCAGGTCTGGTGGGAGGCATCATCGTCGTCTTCTCCGTCGCTGCACTCGATGCCGCAGGCATTGACGATCCCGTGGGAGCCTTCTCCGTGCACGGTGTGTGCGGTGTGTGGGGCACGCTCGTGATTGGCCTCTGGGGCTATGACATCCAGGGCGACGGCTCACCTCTCGGCCTGCTTGTTGGCGGTGGTGTTGAGCAGCTCGGCATCCAGGCTCTGGGTACCGCTGCCTACGCCATCTGGACTGTTGTCACCTGCTACATCGCTTGGCAGATCATCGGCGCCCTCTTCGGTGGTATCCGCGTCACCGAACAGGAGGAGACCGAAGGCCTGGACATCGGCGAACACGGCATGGAGGCCTACGCCGGTTTCTCCACCATCAACAACTGA
- a CDS encoding 4-hydroxy-3-methylbut-2-enyl diphosphate reductase: MDTHAFKRSLHHSERYNRRGFGRAEEVAESLEQAYQSGLIGTIRDNGYRLEHGRLDVRLAEAFGFCWGVERAVAMAYETRRHYPSERLWITNEIIHNPSVNDHLREMNVQFIPVEQGVKDFSGVTSGDVVILPAFGATVQEMQLLNERGCHIVDTTCPWVSKVWNTVEKHKKHTFTSIIHGKVKHEETLATSSFAGTYLVVLDLEEAQYVANYILGNGNRDAFIERFAKACSPGFDPDRDLERLGVANQTTMLKSETEEIGRLFERTMLSKYGPTQLNDHFLAFNTICDATQERQDAMFSLVDEPLDLMVVIGGFNSSNTTHLQEIAISRGIRSFHIDTPERIDVGSNSIEHKPLSAELCREGDFLPEGPVKVGITSGASTPDRAVEEVIEKLMQLSEN, from the coding sequence ATGGACACCCACGCCTTCAAGCGCTCCCTCCATCATTCCGAGCGTTACAACCGGCGAGGCTTCGGGCGTGCCGAGGAAGTGGCAGAAAGCCTCGAACAGGCCTACCAGAGCGGTCTGATCGGCACGATTCGGGACAACGGCTATCGGCTTGAACACGGTCGGCTCGACGTTCGACTGGCCGAAGCATTCGGTTTCTGCTGGGGCGTCGAACGTGCCGTGGCAATGGCCTACGAGACCCGCAGGCACTACCCAAGCGAGCGTCTCTGGATCACGAACGAGATCATTCACAACCCCTCTGTGAACGATCATCTGAGAGAGATGAATGTCCAATTCATTCCCGTTGAACAAGGGGTGAAGGATTTCTCCGGTGTCACCTCCGGTGATGTGGTGATCCTTCCGGCCTTTGGCGCCACCGTTCAGGAAATGCAGTTGCTGAATGAGCGGGGCTGTCACATCGTTGATACCACCTGTCCCTGGGTCTCCAAGGTGTGGAACACCGTGGAGAAACACAAAAAGCACACCTTCACCTCGATCATTCACGGCAAGGTGAAGCACGAGGAGACACTCGCCACGAGCTCATTTGCCGGTACCTATCTGGTGGTGCTGGATCTGGAAGAAGCCCAGTACGTCGCCAATTACATCCTCGGCAACGGAAACCGCGATGCCTTCATCGAACGCTTTGCCAAAGCGTGCTCCCCTGGTTTCGATCCCGACAGAGACCTCGAACGCCTGGGTGTGGCCAACCAGACCACAATGCTCAAGAGCGAAACGGAGGAAATCGGACGCCTGTTCGAGCGAACGATGTTGAGCAAATACGGCCCCACCCAGCTCAACGATCACTTCCTGGCCTTCAACACCATCTGCGACGCAACCCAGGAGCGTCAGGACGCCATGTTCTCCCTGGTGGATGAACCGTTGGACCTGATGGTGGTAATCGGTGGCTTCAACTCGTCGAATACCACCCACCTGCAGGAAATCGCCATCAGCCGCGGCATCCGCTCCTTCCACATCGACACGCCCGAGCGCATTGACGTCGGCAGCAATTCAATTGAGCACAAACCCCTTTCCGCCGAGCTCTGTCGTGAAGGCGATTTCCTTCCTGAAGGACCCGTCAAGGTGGGAATCACCTCCGGTGCCTCAACCCCAGACCGGGCTGTGGAAGAGGTGATCGAAAAACTGATGCAATTGAGCGAAAACTGA
- a CDS encoding bifunctional hydroxymethylpyrimidine kinase/phosphomethylpyrimidine kinase → MDLKTFQRFDLHAASVITCVTAQNSLVVTHVEPFSCSSVGQQNEAVFSDLVIPVLKFGMLHSSAIVDAGEGPGI, encoded by the coding sequence GTGGACCTCAAAACCTTTCAGCGCTTCGATCTCCATGCTGCGTCTGTGATCACGTGTGTCACGGCTCAAAATAGTCTTGTTGTCACGCATGTTGAACCCTTCAGTTGTTCTTCGGTTGGTCAGCAGAATGAGGCTGTTTTTTCGGATCTCGTTATCCCTGTCTTGAAATTTGGGATGTTGCACTCATCGGCGATTGTGGATGCTGGTGAAGGTCCTGGCATCTAG
- a CDS encoding sensor histidine kinase KdpD: MQLTDRFFEFTDQQLADLTAKEGIQHLGLYVSTPPNQQGPPLLLIRQWSANERSLPAADADPYLRLPHQSRRWYPLQDAGLILGALRADLDPQRSWNLSLDQRMRRSAAAISHALGRDLECLQLRQELSQQNDQLRTLVHQLRNPLAALRTYAQLLMRRLEADSSHRPLVEGMLSEQRQLGQYIDVLDDLGQQRLPQQETLGPTLLPPGPAEGEATMRSLLMPLLERAEATASLQGRPWEGPQEWPQWIDQPSQDGTIAEIVANLLENAFRYSPAGCSVGLCLLPDGLCVWDDGPPIPIEEREMIFERGARGSTGQDRSGTGLGLALARSLAERQGRNLSLCVEPTTIAPDLPAEGNAFILNWPAETTPGRAE, from the coding sequence ATGCAACTCACCGATCGATTTTTTGAATTCACAGACCAACAGCTGGCCGATCTAACCGCCAAAGAAGGCATTCAGCATCTGGGGCTTTACGTCAGTACACCACCCAATCAACAAGGCCCGCCCTTGCTGCTCATCCGGCAATGGTCCGCCAATGAACGGTCCCTTCCCGCCGCCGACGCCGACCCCTACCTGCGCCTGCCGCATCAGAGCCGGCGTTGGTACCCCCTACAGGATGCCGGATTGATCCTGGGAGCACTGCGAGCCGATCTGGATCCTCAACGGAGCTGGAATCTGAGCTTGGACCAGCGAATGCGGCGCAGTGCTGCTGCCATCAGCCACGCTCTTGGACGAGACCTGGAATGCCTGCAACTCCGCCAGGAACTGAGCCAACAAAACGATCAACTGCGCACCCTCGTTCACCAATTGCGCAATCCGTTGGCGGCCCTGCGCACCTACGCCCAGCTGCTAATGCGGCGCCTCGAAGCTGACAGCTCCCACCGTCCACTCGTGGAGGGCATGCTTTCGGAGCAAAGGCAACTGGGCCAGTACATCGACGTTCTGGATGACCTTGGACAACAGCGCCTGCCACAGCAGGAGACCCTGGGCCCGACCCTCTTACCCCCCGGGCCCGCTGAAGGCGAGGCAACGATGCGGAGCCTGCTGATGCCTCTGCTGGAGCGAGCGGAAGCGACAGCAAGCCTGCAGGGACGCCCCTGGGAGGGGCCGCAAGAGTGGCCCCAGTGGATTGATCAGCCGTCCCAAGACGGCACCATCGCAGAAATCGTCGCCAACCTCCTGGAAAATGCGTTCCGCTACAGCCCAGCGGGTTGCAGCGTGGGCCTGTGTCTGTTGCCCGACGGGCTCTGCGTCTGGGACGACGGACCGCCAATCCCCATCGAGGAGAGGGAGATGATTTTCGAGAGGGGAGCGCGGGGATCAACGGGCCAAGACCGTTCCGGCACCGGCCTGGGGCTCGCCCTCGCACGGTCCTTAGCGGAACGGCAGGGCCGCAACCTCAGCCTCTGCGTGGAGCCAACCACGATCGCTCCGGATCTGCCCGCTGAGGGCAATGCGTTCATCCTCAATTGGCCAGCAGAAACAACGCCAGGCCGAGCAGAGTGA
- the fldA gene encoding flavodoxin FldA: MRFTIVYASATGHTEDIAERLNILLPGSELKDLDRIDFTKELEESEALICCTPTWNTGSDVKRSGTTWDDHIDNIPHLKLKNKPIGIVGLGDSAAFSKYFCDAMEELYRSFESAGGRMIGHVSIEQYIFDESKSVIDGMFCGLPIDEDNESEKTDDRLQAWSKAIIQEVTSR; the protein is encoded by the coding sequence ATGCGTTTCACTATCGTTTACGCATCAGCAACTGGCCACACAGAAGACATCGCAGAAAGGTTGAATATATTGCTACCAGGTTCAGAATTAAAAGATCTTGATAGAATTGATTTTACAAAAGAATTAGAGGAATCTGAGGCATTAATTTGCTGCACACCCACCTGGAATACCGGCTCTGATGTCAAAAGATCTGGCACAACTTGGGACGACCACATTGACAATATTCCTCACTTAAAACTTAAAAATAAACCCATTGGCATTGTAGGCTTAGGCGATTCTGCGGCTTTCAGCAAATACTTCTGCGATGCCATGGAAGAACTATACAGATCCTTTGAATCCGCAGGAGGTCGAATGATTGGCCATGTATCGATTGAGCAATATATTTTTGATGAGTCAAAAAGTGTTATCGACGGGATGTTCTGTGGACTCCCCATCGACGAAGACAATGAATCAGAAAAAACCGATGATCGCCTGCAAGCCTGGTCAAAAGCAATTATTCAAGAGGTCACCTCACGATAA
- a CDS encoding bifunctional hydroxymethylpyrimidine kinase/phosphomethylpyrimidine kinase, with amino-acid sequence MAACNDATHSHKWTGCTLGTAVMAALVLGLPLADAVIQAKVYVRQALLQAVACGQGLGCVGCRSELVSK; translated from the coding sequence ATCGCAGCTTGCAATGACGCCACCCACTCCCACAAGTGGACGGGATGCACTCTCGGTACTGCAGTCATGGCTGCTCTCGTCCTCGGCCTACCACTCGCAGATGCCGTGATCCAGGCCAAGGTCTATGTAAGGCAAGCATTGCTCCAAGCGGTTGCCTGTGGGCAGGGACTTGGATGTGTGGGGTGCAGGAGCGAACTTGTGAGCAAGTGA
- the tgt gene encoding tRNA guanosine(34) transglycosylase Tgt — MFGFEINAHCANTAARCGTFTTPHGPVQTPRFMPVGTLATVKGISTEQLSHTGAQMVLSNTYHLHLQPGEEIVAAAGGLHRFMGWDGPMLTDSGGFQVFSLGDLNKIDDRGVVFRNPRDGRTIDMTPEHATRIQMALGADVAMAFDQCPPYPATENDVIDACRRTHAWLERCVTAHTRVDQALFGIVQGGCFPHLRRESARAVASFDLPGIAVGGVSVGEPAEEMHRIVRDVTPLLPTNKPRYLMGIGTLREMAIAVANGIDLFDCVLPTRLGRHGTALVGGERWNLRNARFRHDHTPLDPSCSCVACTGHTRAYLHHLIRSEELLGLTLLSIHNITQLVRFTSAMAQAIRDGCFSEDFAPWEPDSPAHHTW, encoded by the coding sequence TTGTTCGGCTTTGAGATCAACGCGCATTGCGCCAACACAGCGGCCCGGTGCGGCACGTTTACGACCCCTCATGGGCCGGTTCAAACACCACGCTTCATGCCGGTGGGCACCCTGGCGACCGTTAAGGGCATCAGCACCGAGCAACTGAGCCACACGGGTGCCCAGATGGTGCTCTCCAACACCTACCACCTGCATTTGCAGCCCGGCGAAGAGATCGTGGCGGCTGCAGGTGGCCTGCACCGTTTCATGGGCTGGGACGGGCCGATGCTCACCGACTCCGGGGGCTTTCAGGTGTTCAGCCTGGGGGACCTCAACAAAATCGATGACCGCGGCGTGGTGTTCCGGAACCCCCGCGATGGACGCACCATCGACATGACACCGGAACATGCCACCCGCATTCAGATGGCCCTCGGGGCGGATGTGGCCATGGCCTTCGACCAGTGCCCGCCCTATCCGGCGACGGAGAACGACGTCATCGATGCCTGTCGCCGCACCCATGCCTGGCTCGAGCGCTGCGTCACAGCCCACACACGCGTGGACCAGGCCCTGTTCGGCATCGTTCAGGGCGGCTGTTTCCCGCATCTACGGCGGGAGAGTGCCCGTGCCGTCGCCTCCTTTGATCTACCGGGAATCGCCGTCGGTGGCGTCAGCGTCGGTGAGCCCGCGGAGGAGATGCACCGAATCGTGCGGGATGTCACGCCTTTACTCCCAACGAACAAACCGCGATATCTGATGGGCATCGGCACCCTGCGCGAGATGGCCATCGCCGTGGCCAACGGCATCGACCTCTTCGACTGTGTCTTGCCCACCCGACTGGGTCGCCATGGAACAGCACTGGTGGGTGGCGAACGCTGGAATCTGCGCAATGCCCGCTTCCGCCACGACCACACTCCCCTGGATCCGAGCTGTTCCTGCGTGGCCTGCACTGGACACACCCGGGCCTATCTGCATCATCTGATTCGCAGCGAGGAACTTCTGGGCCTCACCTTGCTGAGCATTCACAACATCACGCAATTGGTGCGTTTCACGTCCGCCATGGCACAAGCCATTCGCGACGGCTGTTTTTCAGAGGATTTCGCTCCCTGGGAGCCGGACTCACCAGCCCATCACACGTGGTAG
- the cobS gene encoding adenosylcobinamide-GDP ribazoletransferase: MRADCTRHAIPRSAPSWLSDLAGAWIFYTVLPAWPWPQPSFQRIARFAPWMGLMIGALQGLLWSCLSGLGWPPAACAPCVVALGIQLSGGLHHDGLIDTADGLGAPVERRLEAMEDSRVGASGVLALVMVLLLQVAALIQLGPQAPMVLCLAAFWARVSPLWAMVRFDYLRVDGTAAFHRDNARPLWDALPTLLAVALLAALVAPLPLLFGGVVAILVAQGLGRRLGGHTGDSYGAVLVLTEMITLLGLALFLLAN, from the coding sequence GTGAGGGCTGATTGCACCCGTCACGCCATTCCCCGGAGCGCTCCGTCCTGGCTATCTGATCTGGCGGGAGCCTGGATCTTCTACACGGTGCTGCCCGCATGGCCCTGGCCGCAGCCCTCGTTTCAGCGCATTGCTCGCTTTGCTCCCTGGATGGGGCTGATGATCGGAGCGCTGCAGGGGCTGCTCTGGAGTTGTCTTTCGGGGTTGGGTTGGCCTCCTGCAGCCTGTGCCCCCTGCGTGGTGGCTCTCGGAATCCAACTCAGTGGTGGGTTGCACCACGACGGCTTGATCGACACGGCGGATGGCCTCGGGGCGCCTGTGGAACGGAGGCTGGAGGCTATGGAAGACAGCCGGGTGGGTGCCAGTGGCGTGCTGGCTCTCGTGATGGTGCTGCTGCTGCAAGTCGCGGCGCTGATCCAACTGGGGCCCCAGGCCCCAATGGTGCTCTGTCTGGCTGCGTTCTGGGCACGGGTGTCACCGCTATGGGCCATGGTGCGGTTCGACTATCTGCGTGTCGATGGAACCGCTGCTTTTCATCGCGACAACGCCAGGCCGCTCTGGGATGCACTGCCCACGTTGCTGGCTGTGGCGCTGCTAGCTGCGCTTGTGGCGCCCCTCCCTCTTCTCTTTGGGGGTGTTGTGGCGATCCTTGTTGCCCAGGGCCTCGGGCGACGTCTGGGGGGGCATACCGGCGACAGCTATGGAGCGGTTCTCGTTCTGACCGAGATGATCACTCTGCTCGGCCTGGCGTTGTTTCTGCTGGCCAATTGA
- a CDS encoding DUF3155 domain-containing protein, with protein sequence MSKKRKRISRRRLAGQRVLAHVPTHHLETGEYKPVTAARRYIAEAGLVSPALLNVRRNEHTTDRFFWGEKGLFSAQYAEENHFLFPSLRTIVDSIGEDKLFEGLELGADDWEEMEEYEYAFV encoded by the coding sequence ATGTCCAAGAAGCGCAAGCGCATCAGTCGTCGTCGTCTGGCAGGTCAGCGGGTCTTGGCGCATGTGCCAACCCATCACCTTGAAACCGGTGAGTACAAGCCCGTCACTGCCGCGCGTCGGTACATCGCTGAGGCCGGTTTGGTATCTCCAGCGCTGCTGAACGTGCGCCGGAATGAGCACACCACCGATCGCTTCTTCTGGGGTGAGAAGGGCTTGTTTAGTGCGCAATACGCCGAAGAGAATCATTTCCTCTTCCCGTCGTTGCGCACCATCGTTGATTCCATTGGCGAAGACAAGCTCTTTGAAGGCCTTGAGCTTGGCGCTGATGACTGGGAGGAAATGGAGGAGTACGAGTACGCCTTCGTTTGA
- a CDS encoding alpha/beta hydrolase — translation MDGRLVLLHGWGANGDDLKPLGDRLACETSKELDVVCLEAPELHPDQPGGRQWYGLFPAQWSAVPTAVDRLKAQLQDLSKSGLGLEQTVVFGFSQGGAMALDCSCSLPVAGVISCSGYPHPNWAPPEQHPPVLLMHGSEDPVVPFQAMQAIGSQLQSDRCQTLPFKNGHTIPDEMVQPIVLFIERVLKSA, via the coding sequence ATGGATGGCCGGCTGGTGCTCCTCCACGGCTGGGGAGCCAATGGAGATGATCTGAAACCTCTGGGCGATCGCCTGGCCTGTGAAACCTCCAAGGAGCTTGATGTGGTGTGCCTGGAGGCCCCTGAACTCCACCCAGACCAACCGGGGGGACGTCAGTGGTACGGCTTGTTCCCCGCCCAGTGGAGCGCCGTGCCCACGGCCGTTGACCGCCTGAAGGCTCAATTGCAAGACCTGAGCAAGTCAGGCCTTGGCCTGGAACAAACGGTGGTGTTCGGCTTTTCCCAGGGGGGAGCCATGGCTCTGGACTGCAGCTGCTCCCTGCCTGTGGCAGGGGTCATCAGCTGCAGCGGCTACCCGCATCCCAACTGGGCTCCACCCGAGCAGCATCCCCCCGTTTTACTGATGCATGGTTCTGAAGATCCCGTGGTGCCTTTCCAAGCCATGCAAGCAATCGGCTCGCAATTGCAATCAGATCGATGCCAGACCCTGCCATTCAAAAACGGCCACACCATCCCTGATGAGATGGTGCAGCCAATCGTGCTGTTTATCGAGCGTGTTCTGAAGAGCGCCTGA
- the purH gene encoding bifunctional phosphoribosylaminoimidazolecarboxamide formyltransferase/IMP cyclohydrolase, translating into MAPVALLSVSDKSGLVPLAEALHRTHGYQLLSSGGTAKVLEQAGLPVTRVADHTGAPEILGGRVKTLHPRVHGGILAKRGDAAHTADLEQQNIAPIDVVVVNLYPFRETVARPDVSWNQAIENIDIGGPAMVRAAAKNHADVAVLTSPDQYDRLLTAMAESGGSVPSDLRRQLALEAFQHTASYDTAISRWMVEQSSVEDSPWLEAAPLRQTLRYGENPHQKAHWFSHPKQGWGGAIQLQGKELSTNNLLDLEAALATVREFGYGADGDAPALQPAAVVVKHTNPCGVAIGSTLPAALTRALDADRVSAFGGIIAMNGVVEATAAREITSLFLECVVAPGFTAEAREVLSAKANLRLLELSPQAIDAAGPDHVRSILGGLLVQDLDDQAITPADWTVPSQRPPTPQEKLDLEFAWRLVRHVRSNAIVVARDGQSLGVGAGQMNRVGSARIALEAAGDQAQGAVLASDGFFPFDDTVRLAASHGITAVIHPGGSMRDGDSIKACDELGLAMQLTGRRHFLH; encoded by the coding sequence ATGGCTCCTGTCGCTCTGTTGAGTGTTTCCGATAAGTCCGGGCTGGTGCCTCTGGCGGAGGCCCTGCATCGGACCCATGGCTATCAGTTGCTCTCCAGTGGAGGCACAGCCAAGGTGCTGGAGCAGGCGGGCCTTCCGGTCACCCGTGTGGCGGATCACACCGGGGCTCCAGAAATTCTTGGCGGTCGTGTGAAAACACTGCACCCAAGGGTGCACGGCGGAATACTGGCCAAGCGGGGTGATGCAGCCCATACGGCTGATCTGGAACAGCAGAACATCGCCCCCATCGATGTGGTGGTGGTCAACCTTTACCCCTTCCGAGAAACGGTCGCCCGGCCGGATGTCAGTTGGAACCAGGCCATCGAGAACATCGATATCGGTGGCCCCGCCATGGTGCGGGCGGCTGCCAAGAACCATGCCGATGTGGCCGTCCTCACAAGCCCTGATCAATACGATCGTTTGTTGACCGCCATGGCGGAGTCCGGCGGGAGTGTGCCTTCGGATCTGCGTCGCCAATTGGCCCTTGAAGCGTTCCAGCACACAGCGTCTTACGACACTGCAATCAGCCGCTGGATGGTCGAGCAAAGCTCAGTGGAAGACAGCCCCTGGCTGGAAGCTGCCCCTCTGCGCCAGACCCTGCGGTATGGGGAAAATCCCCACCAAAAAGCGCACTGGTTCAGTCATCCCAAGCAGGGTTGGGGCGGTGCGATTCAGCTGCAGGGCAAGGAGCTGAGCACAAATAACCTTCTGGATCTGGAGGCTGCTCTCGCCACCGTGCGTGAGTTTGGCTATGGGGCCGATGGTGACGCACCGGCTTTGCAACCGGCGGCCGTCGTCGTCAAGCACACCAATCCTTGTGGTGTGGCGATCGGGTCAACGTTGCCTGCCGCATTGACCCGGGCTCTGGATGCTGACCGGGTTAGTGCTTTCGGCGGCATCATTGCCATGAATGGTGTTGTGGAAGCCACGGCGGCCCGTGAAATCACCAGTCTTTTCCTGGAATGTGTGGTGGCACCAGGATTTACGGCCGAAGCGCGGGAGGTGCTTTCGGCCAAGGCGAATCTGCGGCTTTTGGAGCTGTCTCCTCAGGCCATCGACGCAGCTGGTCCCGATCATGTGAGAAGCATTCTTGGCGGGCTCCTGGTTCAGGATTTGGATGACCAGGCGATCACGCCGGCAGATTGGACTGTGCCAAGCCAGCGTCCGCCTACACCCCAAGAAAAGCTGGATTTGGAATTTGCGTGGCGCTTGGTGCGTCACGTTCGCTCCAACGCCATCGTGGTAGCTCGGGATGGCCAGAGTCTCGGAGTGGGTGCTGGCCAGATGAATCGGGTGGGATCGGCCCGGATTGCCCTGGAGGCTGCGGGTGATCAGGCCCAGGGGGCGGTGCTGGCCAGTGATGGTTTCTTCCCCTTTGACGACACGGTGCGTCTGGCCGCCAGCCATGGCATCACCGCCGTGATCCATCCCGGCGGGAGCATGCGCGATGGCGATTCGATCAAGGCTTGTGATGAGCTCGGTCTGGCGATGCAGCTCACGGGCCGCCGTCATTTCCTTCATTAA